The genomic DNA CAATATCAACGCCGAGGACTGAGGCGTAACTGGGGTCGAGGGCGTGTTCGGCATCAACGAAGGCGGCGATACCTCCTGATTTTTGCACTTCTGCGATCGCGTGTAGCGCTAGCGTGGTTTTACCTGAACTTTCTGGGCCATAGATTTCAATGACTCGACCTTTAGGCAATCCGCCGCCCAAGGCGATGTCTAGTGTCAAGGCCCCACTGGGAATAGTCTCTACCCTCATCCGGGTAGCATCTCCCAGGCGGACGATCGCTCCTTTGCCAAAGCTGCGCTCGATTTGATTGAGCACTAGGTTCAGGGCTTTTTGCTTTTCGGGGTTATCACCAATTTTTATAGCCATTTGCTTTCTAACTTACAGTAGAGGGCGGTGGTGCAGAGAGGGCAGAGTTACTACCATGACAAATGGTATGGTAGCAGTTATTTTAGTCTGTCGGGGGGGGCTAATATCTATATTCAAGAATGTTCTCGATATCGGCTGGTTTTGCCTGCTGTGTTTATGGCTTGGCGGCTAGTGAAACACTGATTTTCCCTTCAGACTCTTTAAAGTTTTATATCATACTTTGATTTTTTTGTCAACTTCTACTTCTCAGGGGATACATGAACCCCTAGATAGGCTATTAAGGTGAGTGATGCCTAAGTCCTGTGCTTGCTATCGATCGCTTTCATAAAATTCTGACAAAATGCCTATAATTTCGTTGTTTTTAATGTCTTCTCGGTCAGATTTTGAGTAAATAGTTAATAAAATGACTCTGGTTGCTGACTTAACTTGATAAATCAGTCGATAGCCGGAACTTTTCCCTTTTTGGATGTTGGTATTTTTGACTCTTGCCTTCAAGATGACATAATCTTCACCCATGCCGGAAATGCGGTTTCCGACAAAATCTCCCACTTGTATTTGCTCGATAATTGGCTGAATATCAGCACGGATATTGCGATATCTCTTTGACAAAGCATATAAACCTTTTTCAAATTCATCGGAAAACCGGATAGAAATTGGATCGGATTCATTCGTCATCGATTCCATCCCACATTTCAGAAAGAGGTCTGGTGCGTCCTTCTTTAGCTTCCTGCAAGGCTGTCCTGAGACTAGCTTTGATTTCTTCTATAGGAGTATCGTCAGGATCATTTTCGAGTTCTTCTGTAGCTTCTGAGAATAGTACAATAATTCGCACTCGACTGGGGGTTTCTCCCTCTATGGGTTGGTCGAGAGACACTTGACCTTTTTCATCAATTGTT from Kamptonema formosum PCC 6407 includes the following:
- a CDS encoding type II toxin-antitoxin system RelE/ParE family toxin, with protein sequence MTNESDPISIRFSDEFEKGLYALSKRYRNIRADIQPIIEQIQVGDFVGNRISGMGEDYVILKARVKNTNIQKGKSSGYRLIYQVKSATRVILLTIYSKSDREDIKNNEIIGILSEFYESDR
- a CDS encoding type II toxin-antitoxin system RelN family antitoxin, which translates into the protein MLNPTEIKMKQMRAIEVTGTIDEKGQVSLDQPIEGETPSRVRIIVLFSEATEELENDPDDTPIEEIKASLRTALQEAKEGRTRPLSEMWDGIDDE